The Narcine bancroftii isolate sNarBan1 chromosome 11, sNarBan1.hap1, whole genome shotgun sequence genome has a window encoding:
- the LOC138746309 gene encoding ribonuclease P protein subunit p25-like protein translates to MPAARSGGALTAARSSGEGAPEAGQRRGSTGAPLPFGNLPEDLVEMRVKEGSKIRNLMGFALGRMEQEGTRQMVFTGSGRATTKTITCVEIMKRRVAGLHQITRLRYRSPRGLREPPGGDHPKDVPAICILLSKEPLDPHESGYQPPDAGDRLWDAEVGDGGAPSTPRGVKRSLGCGSEELGSRRKSGPPPPSPPR, encoded by the coding sequence ATGCCGGCAGCCCGGTCCGGGGGAGCGCTGACGGCGGCGAGAAGTTCAGGGGAGGGGGCGCCCGAGGCGGGGCAGCGACGGGGGAGCACAGGAGCCCCCCTGCCCTTCGGGAACCTGCCCGAAGACCTCGTGGAGATGCGGGTGAAGGAAGGCAGCAAGATCAGGAACCTGATGGGATTCGCCCTCGGGAGGATGGAGCAGGAGGGGACCCGGCAGATGGTGTTCACGGGCTCGGGCAGAGCGACCACCAAGACCATCACCTGCGTGGAGATCATGAAGCGGCGAGTCGCCGGGCTCCACCAGATCACCCGGCTGCGCTACAGGAGCCCGCGGGGGCTGCGGGAGCCCCCCGGGGGCGACCACCCCAAGGACGTGCCGGCGATTTGCATCCTCCTGTCCAAGGAGCCTCTGGACCCGCACGAAAGCGGCTACCAGCCCCCGGACGCGGGCGACCGGCTCTGGGACGCGGAGGTGGGGGACGGAGGGGCTCCTTCCACCCCAAGGGGGGTCAAACGTTCCCTGGGCTGCGGCAGCGAGGAGCTGGGGTCACGAAGGAAGAGTGGCCCCCCCCCTCCTTCACCTCCCCGCTGA